In Bacteroidales bacterium, the following proteins share a genomic window:
- a CDS encoding Crp/Fnr family transcriptional regulator has protein sequence MAEAQTLCPDCQYKSACFEQLNVEELRFADKSKVQIRYKKGETIIKQGSFVTHVLYVKQGLVKIYKEHSREANLIYDILPSGSLVGLSNLYYSETFQFSAAALTESAICSIDREVLEKLVTDNGAFARSVMESINTELQHLRNKMVSLTHKQTKGKLADSLLYLAKEVFSSNTFSGKLSRNDLAEFSGMSMMSVVRTLQEFIKRGYLEEREGKINILDMEALEQISQETF, from the coding sequence ATGGCTGAAGCACAAACATTATGTCCCGATTGCCAATACAAATCAGCTTGTTTTGAACAGTTGAATGTTGAGGAGTTACGTTTTGCCGATAAGAGCAAGGTTCAGATTCGCTATAAAAAGGGAGAGACAATCATCAAACAGGGATCTTTCGTGACTCATGTCCTATATGTCAAACAAGGTCTGGTAAAAATTTACAAGGAGCATAGCAGGGAAGCCAATCTCATCTATGATATCTTGCCATCCGGAAGCCTGGTTGGGCTATCCAATCTTTATTACAGTGAGACATTTCAGTTTTCCGCAGCAGCCTTAACTGAAAGTGCCATCTGTTCAATTGACCGGGAAGTTTTAGAAAAACTGGTTACGGATAATGGTGCTTTTGCACGGTCTGTTATGGAATCCATAAACACTGAGTTACAACACTTGCGAAACAAGATGGTGAGCCTGACCCATAAACAGACGAAAGGTAAACTGGCTGATTCTTTATTATATCTGGCAAAGGAGGTGTTTTCATCCAATACCTTTTCCGGCAAACTCTCCCGTAATGATCTGGCAGAGTTTTCGGGGATGTCTATGATGAGTGTTGTCCGAACCCTTCAGGAGTTCATTAAACGGGGATACCTGGAGGAGCGTGAAGGAAAGATAAATATCCTGGATATGGAAGCTCTGGAACAAATTAG